A genomic region of Mycobacteriales bacterium contains the following coding sequences:
- a CDS encoding DUF3046 domain-containing protein — protein MRLTEFWRRMEARFGVGYAESYAADQSLPQLGSRTVREALAAGEDTKAVWRAVCDATSAPAADR, from the coding sequence GTGCGGCTCACGGAGTTCTGGCGGCGGATGGAAGCGCGCTTCGGCGTCGGCTACGCCGAGTCCTACGCCGCCGACCAGTCCCTGCCGCAGCTCGGCTCGCGCACCGTGCGCGAGGCGCTCGCCGCGGGTGAGGACACCAAGGCCGTGTGGCGCGCGGTCTGCGACGCGACGAGCGCTCCGGCGGCCGACCGCTGA
- a CDS encoding RNA polymerase sigma factor, with protein MTLLSEVRVDSADFTAWVRPHLPVMGRVAARLAPDADRDDVVQDALTRAWRKQGQYDESRGSASAWLCAIVAGEARRARARRRPLDVAVPASSYDLVRDLDLERAVATLPKRQREAVDLHYFVGLSVAETAAVMGCAEGTVKSTLSDARGRLRDLLGEDA; from the coding sequence GTGACCCTGCTCTCGGAGGTGCGTGTGGACTCGGCGGACTTCACCGCCTGGGTGCGCCCGCACCTGCCCGTCATGGGCCGTGTCGCCGCGCGCCTCGCCCCCGACGCCGACCGCGACGACGTCGTCCAGGACGCGCTGACCAGGGCCTGGCGCAAGCAGGGGCAGTACGACGAGAGCCGCGGCTCCGCGTCGGCGTGGCTGTGCGCGATCGTCGCCGGTGAGGCCCGCCGGGCCCGCGCACGGCGACGCCCGCTCGACGTGGCGGTGCCAGCTTCGTCGTACGACCTCGTGCGCGACCTCGACCTCGAGCGCGCCGTCGCGACCCTGCCGAAGCGGCAGCGCGAGGCCGTCGACCTGCACTACTTCGTCGGGCTGTCGGTCGCCGAGACCGCCGCCGTCATGGGCTGCGCCGAGGGCACCGTCAAGTCGACGCTGTCCGATGCGCGCGGCCGGCTCCGGGACCTGCTGGGAGAGGACGCATGA